In a single window of the Flavobacterium sp. W4I14 genome:
- a CDS encoding cytidylate kinase (product_source=KO:K00945; cath_funfam=3.40.50.300; cog=COG0283; ko=KO:K00945; pfam=PF02224; smart=SM00382; superfamily=52540; tigrfam=TIGR00017), translating to MKKNLVIAIDGYSSCGKSTLAKALAKKLGFIYVDSGAMYRAVTLYFLRNNIDITDDAKVVDALQHIELNFHSRDYESHITLNGEEVSDEIRLMPVSENVSEVSAHKIVRHEMVKQQQRMGKSKNIVMDGRDIGTTVFPDAPVKFFMTADPKIRAERRFKELESKGNNKTTLEEVFENLAHRDYADTTRKESPLVRADDAIILDNTDLTQEEQLDFALERVQPFLVH from the coding sequence ATGAAGAAAAACCTGGTAATAGCAATAGATGGCTACTCATCTTGCGGAAAAAGTACTTTAGCAAAAGCACTGGCTAAAAAATTAGGTTTCATTTATGTAGACAGCGGAGCGATGTACCGTGCCGTTACATTATACTTCTTAAGAAATAACATCGATATTACTGATGATGCTAAAGTTGTTGATGCTTTACAGCACATCGAACTGAATTTTCACTCACGTGATTACGAATCCCATATCACCCTTAATGGTGAAGAAGTTTCTGATGAAATCCGCTTAATGCCTGTTTCTGAAAATGTAAGCGAGGTTTCGGCACATAAAATTGTGCGTCATGAAATGGTGAAGCAACAGCAGCGTATGGGTAAATCGAAAAACATCGTTATGGATGGCCGTGATATTGGCACTACAGTTTTCCCTGATGCTCCTGTGAAATTTTTTATGACGGCCGACCCGAAAATCAGGGCTGAACGCAGATTTAAGGAACTGGAGAGCAAAGGCAATAACAAAACTACGCTGGAAGAGGTTTTTGAAAACCTTGCCCATCGCGATTATGCCGACACCACCCGTAAGGAAAGTCCTTTAGTTAGGGCTGATGATGCCATTATTTTAGATAATACCGATCTTACACAGGAAGAACAATTAGACTTTGCATTAGAAAGAGTGCAACCCTTTTTGGTTCATTAG
- a CDS encoding ferritin (product_source=KO:K02217; cath_funfam=1.20.1260.10; cog=COG1528; ko=KO:K02217; pfam=PF00210; superfamily=47240), with amino-acid sequence MLLSERMLAALNNQVKLEAESSQVYLGIASWLETQPGLEGYTEFFYRQSEEERHHMLKLIHYINDRDGHAMITALEMPKNSFGQVIEVFQDFLDNELLVSKSINDLVELSLNEKDYLTFKFLQWYLDEQLEEEKMAKTMLEKLQLVGSDRGGIYQLDKDIVGLRSKVSESKEEE; translated from the coding sequence ATGTTGTTATCTGAAAGAATGTTGGCCGCCCTGAATAACCAGGTTAAACTGGAAGCCGAATCGTCGCAAGTTTATCTGGGAATTGCTTCATGGTTAGAAACCCAGCCAGGTTTAGAAGGTTATACCGAGTTTTTCTACCGTCAGAGTGAAGAAGAACGTCATCATATGCTTAAACTGATTCATTATATCAATGATCGTGATGGGCATGCGATGATTACTGCCCTTGAAATGCCCAAAAATTCTTTCGGACAGGTAATAGAGGTGTTTCAGGATTTTCTGGATAATGAGTTGTTGGTATCTAAAAGCATTAACGATTTGGTAGAACTTTCGCTGAATGAGAAAGATTATCTCACATTTAAATTTTTGCAATGGTATTTAGATGAACAATTGGAAGAAGAAAAAATGGCGAAAACGATGTTAGAGAAACTTCAATTGGTAGGCAGTGATAGAGGAGGTATTTACCAATTGGATAAAGATATTGTAGGTTTACGCAGCAAGGTAAGCGAATCGAAAGAGGAAGAATAA
- a CDS encoding ribosome-associated protein (product_source=KO:K15034; cath_funfam=3.30.160.20; cog=COG1186; ko=KO:K15034; pfam=PF00472; superfamily=110916), whose product MLPTREEILRSVTFKTSRSGGKGGQNVNKVSSKVELIFDLETAFYLDEDEKTRIKEKLENRLDSEGLLHVVSQEDRSQLLNKEKTVAKLIELLKRLLHVQKKRKATKIPKAVIQKRLKNKAVNADKKESRKRPSID is encoded by the coding sequence ATGTTGCCTACAAGAGAAGAAATTTTACGGTCTGTTACTTTCAAAACTTCCAGAAGTGGGGGGAAAGGCGGACAGAATGTAAATAAAGTTTCGAGTAAGGTAGAATTAATTTTCGACCTGGAAACAGCTTTTTATTTGGACGAAGACGAAAAGACACGCATAAAAGAAAAACTGGAAAACCGACTGGATTCTGAAGGACTGTTACATGTTGTTTCGCAAGAGGATAGGAGCCAGCTACTCAATAAAGAGAAAACAGTTGCCAAGTTGATTGAATTGTTAAAGCGATTGTTACACGTTCAGAAGAAGCGAAAAGCAACTAAAATCCCTAAAGCAGTTATTCAAAAAAGATTAAAGAATAAGGCCGTAAATGCCGATAAAAAGGAAAGCCGCAAAAGACCATCAATTGATTAA
- a CDS encoding murein L,D-transpeptidase YafK (product_source=COG3034; cath_funfam=2.40.440.10; cog=COG3034; pfam=PF03734; superfamily=141523; transmembrane_helix_parts=Inside_1_11,TMhelix_12_29,Outside_30_179), protein MVIENLQRMKKISLFIISFFIIGAAIYNLCPEQKLPQNTEIDYIIVKKSDRQLLAYAKHKLIKTYKISLGDSPVGHKESEGDEKTPEGVYVINAKNPNSGYHKNLGVSYPNKKDIAKAKLLGKDPGGDIKIHGIRNHLGFIGNFQRFFDWTNGCMALTNNEVDELFYTVNIGTKIEIRP, encoded by the coding sequence TTGGTTATTGAGAATTTGCAGCGTATGAAAAAAATATCCCTTTTTATCATTTCGTTTTTCATAATCGGTGCGGCTATTTACAATTTATGCCCCGAACAAAAACTACCTCAGAATACCGAAATTGATTACATTATTGTAAAAAAATCTGATCGGCAGCTATTGGCTTACGCGAAGCACAAGCTGATTAAAACATATAAAATTTCGTTGGGCGACAGCCCGGTTGGACATAAAGAATCCGAAGGTGATGAGAAAACACCTGAAGGAGTTTATGTCATCAATGCCAAAAACCCAAATAGTGGTTACCATAAAAACCTTGGAGTGTCTTACCCAAATAAAAAAGATATTGCAAAGGCAAAACTACTTGGTAAAGATCCTGGTGGTGATATTAAAATACATGGGATCAGGAACCATTTAGGATTTATCGGTAATTTTCAACGATTTTTCGACTGGACAAATGGCTGTATGGCATTAACCAATAACGAAGTAGACGAATTGTTTTATACTGTAAACATTGGAACTAAAATAGAAATCAGGCCGTAA